In Fusobacterium sp., one genomic interval encodes:
- the trkA gene encoding Trk system potassium transporter TrkA — MKITIVGAGKIGELLCKDLAIEGNDITLIEEDPKILDRILSSSDIMGLVGNGANCEVLREASVETADIFIAVTHSDEINIISSVIAKKMGAKYTIARVRNPEYSSQMKFMSDSLGIDIMLNPEAEAAFFIARNLEFPNALNVETFAGNKVNLVEVLIEKDTYLDGIRLMEFKNKYFASLLVCIVKRGQEIHIPTGNFILQAGDRIYVTGIQSELSKFYKSLGHKEERIKSVIIIGGGRITYYLTDILLEKMIDVKIIEINENKAQELSGIYENAVVVHGDGTDSELLDEERFGEYDAFVSLTGIDEENIILSMYANKLGIKKTITKINGVSLFNVLELVGLQSIVTPKKIIADYIVRIVRSLLSSQGENIETLYRLVDNNVEAIEFKVPENSKVINIPLKDLDTKDNLLIAYILRNGQLIFPGGLDILKPKDRVIIVTTEKFLDDINKILK, encoded by the coding sequence ATGAAAATTACAATTGTTGGTGCAGGAAAAATAGGGGAACTGCTCTGCAAAGACCTTGCTATAGAAGGAAATGATATAACACTTATTGAGGAAGATCCAAAGATACTTGACAGGATTCTCTCATCTTCAGATATTATGGGATTGGTTGGTAATGGTGCCAACTGTGAAGTCTTGAGGGAAGCTTCTGTAGAAACAGCTGATATTTTTATAGCTGTTACACATTCTGACGAGATAAATATTATTTCATCTGTAATAGCAAAAAAAATGGGAGCTAAATATACAATAGCCAGAGTAAGAAATCCTGAATATTCTTCACAAATGAAGTTTATGAGTGACTCTCTAGGAATAGATATAATGCTGAATCCAGAAGCAGAAGCTGCCTTTTTTATAGCTAGAAATCTTGAATTTCCAAATGCTTTAAATGTTGAAACTTTTGCAGGTAATAAAGTGAATCTTGTGGAAGTACTTATAGAAAAAGATACTTATTTAGATGGAATAAGATTGATGGAATTTAAAAATAAATATTTTGCCAGCTTACTTGTCTGTATTGTAAAAAGAGGACAGGAAATACATATTCCAACTGGAAATTTTATCTTACAGGCTGGAGACAGAATATATGTAACTGGTATTCAAAGTGAACTTTCAAAATTCTATAAATCTCTTGGTCATAAAGAAGAACGTATAAAATCTGTTATTATAATAGGGGGAGGACGTATCACTTATTATCTGACAGATATTCTTTTAGAAAAAATGATAGATGTAAAAATAATTGAAATCAATGAAAACAAAGCACAAGAGTTGAGTGGTATATATGAAAATGCTGTTGTAGTACATGGAGATGGAACTGACAGTGAGCTTCTCGATGAAGAAAGATTTGGAGAATATGATGCTTTTGTATCTCTCACTGGTATAGATGAAGAAAATATTATCCTGTCTATGTATGCAAATAAATTAGGAATTAAAAAAACTATTACAAAAATAAATGGTGTATCCTTATTTAACGTTTTAGAACTTGTAGGACTTCAATCTATTGTCACTCCTAAAAAAATAATTGCTGATTATATAGTAAGAATAGTTAGATCACTTCTAAGTTCACAAGGAGAAAATATTGAAACTCTTTACAGGCTTGTTGATAATAATGTTGAAGCTATTGAATTTAAAGTTCCTGAAAACAGCAAAGTTATTAATATTCCATTAAAAGACTTAGATACAAAAGATAATCTTTTGATTGCATATATTTTAAGAAATGGTCAACTGATCTTTCCAGGAGGGCTTGATATTTTAAAGCCTAAGGATAGAGTCATTATTGTCACTACTGAAAAATTCTTAGATGATATTAATAAAATATTGAAATAA
- a CDS encoding TrkH family potassium uptake protein has product MNNKMVRYVIGHILKIETAFMLIPLALSFFYHESIIVKKSYIFTIILLLFSSLLISKKVPENQKIYAKEGLIIVSVSWIALSFFGALPFVFSKRIPSFIDAFFETVSGFTTTGASILSNVEVLENSLLFWRSFTHLVGGMGVLVLALAILPKNNNQSLHIMKAEVPGPTFGKLVAKMSYNSRILYMIYIFITIIITILLKLGGMPLFDSVVHAFGTVGTGGFGIKNSSVAHYNSSYIDYVLGIGMLLCGMNFNLFYALLLKNYAQVFKNEELKYYCGIVVMAVIGIGINIAPTYKSIGRLFRDVFFTVSSVITTTGYSTVDFDTWPVFSKTILLLLMFVGGCAGSTAGGLKVSRIAILFKTVIGEFKKIGTPNRVINIKMDKKVITKELSSGISTYLMLYITIFLIAIICISWDSPDFLSAFSAVAATFNNIGPGMGIVGPTSNYASFSDVNKLILSLVMLLGRLEIFPILILFSPSLYKKLN; this is encoded by the coding sequence ATGAATAATAAAATGGTGAGATATGTTATTGGACATATCCTAAAAATAGAAACTGCTTTTATGCTGATTCCATTAGCATTAAGTTTTTTTTATCATGAAAGTATCATTGTAAAAAAATCTTATATTTTTACTATAATATTGCTTTTGTTTTCCAGTCTTCTTATTTCTAAAAAAGTTCCTGAAAATCAAAAGATTTATGCCAAGGAAGGTCTTATCATTGTATCTGTTTCATGGATAGCTCTGTCATTTTTTGGTGCTCTTCCTTTTGTATTCAGCAAAAGAATACCTTCGTTCATAGATGCTTTTTTTGAAACAGTAAGTGGATTTACTACAACTGGAGCCAGTATACTATCTAATGTTGAAGTTTTAGAAAATTCTCTTTTATTTTGGAGAAGCTTTACTCATCTGGTTGGTGGAATGGGTGTACTGGTTTTAGCATTAGCTATACTTCCTAAAAATAATAATCAGTCTTTGCATATAATGAAAGCTGAAGTTCCAGGTCCTACATTTGGTAAGTTAGTTGCAAAAATGTCTTATAATTCTAGAATTCTTTATATGATATATATTTTCATTACTATCATTATAACAATACTTCTAAAACTTGGTGGTATGCCACTTTTTGATTCAGTTGTTCATGCCTTTGGGACAGTGGGAACTGGAGGGTTTGGAATAAAAAACAGCAGTGTAGCTCATTATAACAGTTCATATATTGATTATGTTTTAGGAATAGGGATGCTTCTGTGTGGTATGAACTTCAACCTTTTTTATGCCTTGCTTTTGAAAAACTACGCACAGGTATTTAAAAATGAAGAATTAAAATATTATTGTGGTATAGTTGTAATGGCTGTAATTGGTATTGGAATAAATATTGCTCCAACTTATAAAAGTATTGGTCGTTTATTCAGAGATGTATTTTTTACTGTTTCATCAGTGATTACCACAACAGGTTATTCCACTGTTGATTTTGATACCTGGCCTGTATTTTCAAAAACCATTCTTCTTCTCCTTATGTTTGTAGGAGGATGTGCTGGGTCTACAGCAGGAGGTTTAAAAGTATCAAGAATAGCGATACTCTTTAAAACTGTTATTGGTGAATTTAAAAAAATAGGTACTCCCAACAGAGTAATAAATATAAAGATGGATAAAAAAGTTATAACTAAAGAGTTATCCAGTGGAATAAGCACTTACTTAATGCTCTATATCACTATATTCTTAATAGCTATAATATGTATATCTTGGGATTCTCCTGATTTCCTATCAGCTTTCAGTGCAGTTGCAGCTACATTTAACAATATAGGGCCAGGTATGGGAATAGTTGGACCAACATCTAATTATGCATCTTTTTCCGATGTAAATAAATTGATATTGTCTTTGGTAATGCTCTTAGGAAGATTAGAAATTTTTCCTATATTAATATTATTTTCGCCTAGTTTATATAAAAAACTTAATTAA
- a CDS encoding ABC transporter substrate-binding protein, with translation MIRKVAVAVLSIFLLGCGEKAEEKKEVKNEKVIVTVAQAAKPKTLDPPLANQVASMTVARQVFNTLLAVDDEGNLIPEIAEKWEFENPKSILFTIKKGIKFHNDAELTVEDVAFSVERMREKAGTRILLEKISGVEIVDDSHVRVLLSSEFSPLLYNMTLSLCGIINKEDTLKRGESEIAVNPNGTGPFKLTYWNSGDVLKFEPFENSFMGKPEIDELVFKVIPEGNNRLIALETGEVDIAYNLSPSDIKFVEENEDLTLVNRPSMRTEYVGFNTEKTPFNKKEFRQAVNYVLDREGILSAVYDNAGEPATSMVSPNMIGGKPTGDISLNLDKAKELLNKAGDIPKEMKIMTDSTPANIQTAQIIQANLKELGIDLIIEPVEWGTYLEKSAIGQHELILGGWFPGTNDSDIVLYPLYHTDARGAAGNRSFYSNPEYDKLAEQGRLETNLEKRAEIYRQGQAILEEDLPLIPILRKNELVGMRKSITNFIFRPNGHHVLTKIKKDK, from the coding sequence ATGATAAGAAAAGTAGCAGTGGCAGTATTATCAATATTTTTACTGGGGTGTGGAGAAAAAGCAGAAGAAAAGAAGGAAGTAAAAAATGAAAAAGTAATTGTGACAGTAGCGCAGGCAGCAAAACCTAAAACTTTGGATCCTCCTCTTGCTAATCAGGTAGCTTCTATGACTGTAGCAAGACAGGTATTTAATACTCTTTTAGCTGTAGATGATGAAGGGAATCTTATTCCTGAAATAGCTGAGAAATGGGAATTTGAAAATCCAAAATCAATTCTTTTTACTATAAAAAAAGGAATAAAATTTCATAATGATGCTGAACTCACAGTAGAAGATGTGGCTTTTTCTGTGGAAAGAATGAGAGAAAAGGCTGGAACTCGTATACTTTTAGAGAAAATAAGCGGAGTGGAAATAGTAGATGATTCACATGTAAGAGTACTTTTATCAAGTGAATTTTCACCACTATTATATAATATGACTCTTTCTCTTTGTGGAATAATAAATAAAGAAGATACACTAAAAAGAGGAGAAAGTGAAATAGCTGTAAATCCAAATGGAACAGGACCTTTTAAACTTACTTACTGGAATAGTGGAGATGTATTAAAATTTGAACCTTTTGAAAATAGTTTTATGGGAAAACCAGAAATAGATGAACTTGTATTCAAAGTGATACCTGAAGGAAATAATAGACTTATAGCTCTGGAAACAGGAGAAGTAGATATAGCATATAATCTTAGTCCATCAGATATAAAATTTGTAGAAGAGAATGAAGATCTTACTTTAGTAAACAGACCATCTATGAGAACAGAATATGTGGGATTCAATACTGAAAAAACGCCATTTAATAAAAAAGAATTCAGGCAGGCTGTAAATTATGTATTAGATAGAGAAGGAATATTAAGTGCTGTTTATGATAATGCTGGAGAACCTGCTACTTCAATGGTAAGTCCTAATATGATAGGAGGAAAACCAACAGGAGATATCAGCTTGAACTTGGATAAAGCAAAAGAACTTTTAAATAAAGCTGGAGATATTCCTAAAGAAATGAAAATAATGACAGATTCTACACCAGCTAATATTCAAACTGCTCAAATTATACAAGCTAATTTAAAAGAATTAGGAATAGATTTGATAATAGAGCCAGTTGAATGGGGAACTTATCTTGAAAAAAGTGCCATTGGACAGCATGAGTTAATATTGGGAGGATGGTTTCCAGGAACTAATGATTCAGATATTGTATTATATCCACTTTATCATACTGATGCAAGAGGAGCTGCTGGAAATAGAAGTTTTTATAGTAATCCAGAATATGATAAACTTGCAGAACAAGGGAGATTAGAAACAAATCTTGAAAAAAGAGCTGAAATATATAGACAGGGTCAAGCTATATTAGAGGAAGATCTTCCATTGATACCTATTCTTAGAAAGAATGAATTAGTAGGAATGAGAAAAAGTATAACTAATTTTATATTCAGACCAAATGGACATCATGTTTTAACAAAAATAAAAAAAGATAAGTAA
- a CDS encoding DEAD/DEAH box helicase has product MTRFLLNLFRKIKNEKVFDKGRDCHDNGLLLDYQIEKSENKNETIFEMEGRINGTGEVYTPEIKFTKNELIDFHCNCVYFDLNKCICEHIIALAFEGNNFIEELEETEEREIIEYFKKKEVEKNRIFLEIELLIVNKSEINKPSLNIDITLSAYGKRYKLNNKVSEFLANYEENPMKFGTKYTYNPKRDYFSGWEKEFIEYLKELHEFYTFNTSNSAFSIEKILERKKSTERLFNILEKNKKLNIKEESLEKFIKINLEHYNEKINMSISDSGKYVSVGHSYIVCRDVIDTKIYKISSKKLEEFREFEKIMELKNWNIGLKEEYIEDIINKISRFCQINLDKKLKEKIYEPKLIETGILIDLYRREGIILNIKKLFDGKEKKDIEKIVIGNEDVDKEDIFQILGKYNFVENDERYILNDPEEVYSFVKEDIPNLSEKYKILYSKDFKIKKYETVNYQVSTKITDLFEISFEVYGITNEEVYEVLKAIKEKKKYYILKNGEMLLLEENKNMEELSKLLAESDAKKNEILSGTIKREKSYGYFLSSFLEKLSNIKLTNDFENIYQKIIQCKEKSNVTINKNFPMLREYQKIGVQWLLFLRKLGMGGILADDMGLGKTIQIISYLSAIKEKKGLKLIIVPKTLMYNWRNEFKKFAPELNVNIVEGKAAVRKEIIENSETGDILISTYGFLVKDEELYKDISIDTLVIDEAQNIKNFLSRTAGSVKKIKADIRIALTGTPIENNTLELWSIFDFVFPGYLGKHTKFLKKYSENLKELKEMIAPFILRRLKNEVLDELPEKIETDIIVELSDEEKKLYLAYLEKSKKEIHEKNNSLEILVYLTRLRQLCNHPKLFLENYNGESSKLETLLELLEECKSGGHRVLLFSQFTEMLDIIKKNIPKKMTYLYLDGKTKSEHRVELVERFNSGEGDIFIISLKAGGSGLNLTGADTVIHFDPWWNSSVENQATDRAYRMGQTKNVNVFKLIAKGTIEEKINIIKDEKEKLIREILDEKEEGLNSITQKDIFELLNAK; this is encoded by the coding sequence GTGACAAGATTCTTATTAAATTTATTCAGAAAAATAAAAAATGAAAAAGTATTTGATAAAGGAAGAGATTGTCATGATAATGGTTTGCTCCTTGATTATCAAATAGAAAAAAGTGAAAATAAAAATGAAACTATATTTGAAATGGAAGGAAGAATTAATGGAACTGGAGAAGTATATACTCCTGAAATAAAGTTCACCAAAAATGAACTTATAGATTTTCATTGTAATTGTGTTTACTTTGATTTAAATAAATGCATATGTGAACATATAATAGCTTTGGCATTTGAAGGAAATAATTTTATTGAAGAATTAGAAGAAACAGAAGAAAGGGAAATAATAGAATATTTTAAAAAGAAAGAAGTTGAAAAAAATAGAATATTTTTAGAGATAGAGTTATTGATAGTTAATAAAAGTGAAATAAATAAACCAAGTCTTAATATAGATATAACACTTTCAGCATATGGGAAAAGGTATAAACTTAATAATAAAGTTTCAGAATTTTTAGCAAATTATGAAGAAAATCCAATGAAATTTGGAACAAAATATACATATAACCCAAAAAGAGATTATTTTAGTGGCTGGGAAAAAGAATTTATAGAGTATTTAAAAGAGCTGCATGAATTTTATACTTTTAATACTTCAAATTCAGCTTTTTCTATTGAAAAAATACTTGAAAGAAAAAAATCTACTGAAAGACTTTTTAATATATTAGAAAAAAATAAAAAATTAAATATTAAAGAAGAGAGTTTAGAAAAATTTATAAAAATTAATTTAGAACATTACAATGAAAAAATAAATATGAGTATTTCTGATTCTGGAAAATATGTAAGTGTTGGACATAGTTATATTGTATGTAGAGATGTTATTGATACGAAAATATATAAAATATCTTCAAAAAAACTGGAAGAGTTCAGAGAGTTTGAAAAAATAATGGAATTAAAAAATTGGAATATAGGCTTAAAGGAAGAATATATAGAAGATATTATAAATAAAATATCAAGATTTTGTCAAATAAATTTAGATAAAAAACTAAAAGAAAAAATATATGAGCCAAAACTAATAGAGACAGGAATACTTATAGATTTATATAGACGAGAAGGAATAATTTTAAATATAAAAAAATTATTTGATGGAAAAGAGAAAAAAGATATAGAAAAAATTGTTATTGGAAATGAAGATGTAGATAAAGAAGATATTTTTCAAATATTAGGAAAATATAATTTTGTAGAAAATGATGAAAGATATATTTTAAATGATCCAGAAGAAGTATATAGTTTCGTAAAAGAAGATATTCCAAATTTAAGTGAAAAATATAAAATACTTTATTCAAAAGATTTTAAAATAAAAAAATATGAAACAGTGAATTATCAAGTTTCAACTAAAATAACTGATCTTTTTGAAATAAGTTTTGAAGTATATGGAATTACAAATGAAGAAGTTTATGAAGTATTAAAAGCCATTAAAGAAAAGAAAAAATATTATATTTTAAAAAATGGAGAAATGCTCCTTTTAGAAGAAAATAAAAATATGGAAGAGCTTTCAAAACTATTAGCTGAATCTGATGCTAAAAAAAATGAAATACTTTCTGGAACAATAAAAAGAGAAAAGAGTTATGGATATTTTCTATCAAGTTTTCTGGAAAAATTGAGCAATATAAAATTAACAAATGATTTTGAGAATATATATCAAAAGATTATACAGTGTAAAGAAAAAAGCAATGTCACTATAAATAAAAATTTCCCTATGTTAAGAGAATATCAAAAAATAGGAGTACAGTGGCTTTTATTTTTAAGAAAATTAGGAATGGGAGGAATATTAGCTGATGATATGGGACTTGGAAAGACTATCCAAATAATATCATATCTTTCAGCAATAAAAGAAAAAAAGGGATTGAAACTTATAATAGTACCCAAAACTCTTATGTATAATTGGAGAAATGAATTTAAAAAATTTGCTCCAGAACTTAATGTGAATATTGTAGAAGGTAAAGCAGCAGTTAGAAAAGAAATTATTGAAAACTCAGAGACTGGAGATATTCTCATAAGTACATATGGTTTTTTAGTTAAAGATGAAGAATTATACAAAGATATTTCTATTGATACATTGGTGATTGATGAAGCTCAGAATATAAAAAATTTCCTGTCTAGAACTGCTGGCTCTGTAAAAAAAATAAAAGCTGATATAAGAATAGCTCTAACTGGAACACCAATAGAAAATAATACTTTAGAGTTATGGAGTATTTTTGATTTTGTTTTTCCAGGATACTTAGGAAAACATACAAAATTTTTAAAAAAATATAGTGAAAATTTAAAAGAATTAAAAGAGATGATAGCTCCATTTATTTTAAGAAGACTTAAAAATGAAGTGCTTGATGAACTTCCTGAGAAAATTGAAACTGATATTATAGTTGAATTAAGTGATGAGGAGAAAAAACTGTATTTAGCCTATTTAGAAAAGTCTAAAAAAGAAATTCATGAAAAAAATAATTCGTTAGAAATACTTGTGTATCTTACAAGATTAAGACAGCTATGCAATCATCCAAAACTTTTTTTAGAAAATTATAATGGAGAAAGCTCTAAATTGGAAACTCTATTAGAACTTTTAGAAGAATGTAAAAGTGGTGGACATAGAGTTCTTTTATTTTCTCAATTTACAGAAATGCTGGATATAATAAAAAAGAATATACCTAAAAAAATGACTTATTTATATTTAGATGGAAAAACAAAATCAGAGCATAGGGTGGAATTGGTAGAGAGATTCAATTCTGGAGAAGGAGATATATTCATTATTTCATTAAAAGCTGGAGGAAGCGGACTCAATCTTACAGGAGCAGATACTGTGATACATTTTGATCCTTGGTGGAATTCTTCTGTTGAAAATCAAGCTACTGATAGAGCCTATAGAATGGGGCAGACAAAGAATGTCAATGTTTTTAAATTGATAGCTAAAGGAACTATTGAGGAAAAAATAAATATAATAAAAGATGAAAAAGAAAAATTAATAAGAGAAATATTAGATGAAAAAGAAGAAGGATTAAATTCTATAACTCAAAAAGATATATTTGAATTATTAAATGCAAAATAA
- a CDS encoding DUF2085 domain-containing protein: MDKIEKFLKILFMCHSRPERSFYFKGKQFPICARCTGVLLGWIAGIIYCILLEVPRGYFALLVIIPLIIDGGTQSSGKRESNNVLRIITGILFGMGTIFIFLYFHRIMHKLAILFLQKYIFIK; the protein is encoded by the coding sequence ATGGATAAAATAGAAAAATTTTTAAAGATATTGTTCATGTGTCACTCAAGACCAGAGAGAAGTTTTTATTTCAAAGGAAAGCAATTTCCAATATGTGCAAGATGTACAGGAGTATTATTGGGATGGATAGCAGGAATAATCTATTGTATTTTATTAGAGGTTCCAAGAGGGTACTTTGCTTTACTAGTTATCATTCCTTTAATAATTGATGGAGGTACACAGTCTTCAGGAAAAAGGGAAAGTAATAATGTTCTTAGAATTATTACAGGGATTTTATTTGGAATGGGAACTATATTTATTTTTCTATATTTTCATAGAATAATGCATAAACTGGCTATTCTTTTTTTGCAAAAATATATTTTTATTAAATAG
- a CDS encoding SWIM zinc finger family protein — translation MDSKNSIINEIKSFLPFINEEFIVSISNKGIYKRSVKDLEKARENILLSVKNAGTIEVKIEDVVVELNINVQNSKCTCPSSSICKHTVMALLYLKEFYDNNQNIEEEIKEDEKEKIDETIFYEELKKLTGEKVLEIVGKKIYNSLINSIFIRNEAVFEYGDMLTVTIASQNVKVYFPKEKSIENAMCSCKEKGICSHKAYALISYLIKEGKITEEDTEYDKIEIGEKEREIIENLHIFISSIFDRGISGLTGNEISQTEKFYIQTYGIKLFAAADELKNLSSELGFYFSKNISFSNKRLMHILCSVYNRTSALLIIEDNRKKLMLAGQRREEKFNLDNIELIGLGASGGITKRNDLLITVYFYCKDIKNILSMSTLRPYENRSQLSTLYNMGQVWSNELSFKDVSVSKMVLKDAKLSLGKISSTKSTVCNIKGKTTEEDIHELAVSDYSFIIDELKKHKFRYFEPYSATKNIFLIKAEEIKNIEYDKIEQKLKFDSLDSNGNTIIFDIKYNSVSENAIKYFEKNKTGLYFDYILGNIIEKNGIIYGKFLSGIQDGQVRNIFF, via the coding sequence ATGGATAGCAAAAATAGTATTATAAATGAAATAAAGTCTTTTCTTCCTTTTATCAATGAAGAATTTATAGTAAGTATTTCAAATAAAGGAATATATAAACGTTCTGTAAAAGATCTGGAAAAAGCTAGAGAAAATATTTTATTGTCAGTAAAAAATGCAGGAACCATAGAGGTAAAAATAGAAGATGTAGTTGTAGAGCTAAATATAAATGTGCAAAACAGTAAATGTACATGTCCATCTTCAAGTATCTGTAAACATACTGTAATGGCACTCCTATATTTAAAAGAATTTTATGATAATAATCAAAATATAGAAGAAGAAATAAAAGAAGATGAAAAAGAAAAAATTGATGAAACAATTTTTTATGAGGAATTAAAAAAACTTACAGGAGAAAAGGTACTGGAAATCGTAGGAAAGAAAATCTATAACTCTCTTATAAATTCAATCTTTATAAGAAATGAAGCTGTTTTTGAATATGGAGATATGTTAACTGTAACTATTGCCAGTCAAAATGTAAAAGTATATTTTCCTAAAGAAAAGTCTATAGAAAATGCAATGTGTTCTTGTAAGGAGAAGGGAATATGTTCACATAAAGCATATGCTTTAATATCATATTTAATAAAAGAAGGAAAGATAACAGAAGAAGATACAGAATATGATAAGATAGAGATAGGAGAAAAAGAAAGAGAGATTATAGAAAATCTTCATATTTTTATAAGTTCAATATTTGATCGTGGAATATCTGGGTTGACTGGAAATGAAATAAGTCAGACAGAAAAATTTTATATACAGACTTATGGAATAAAACTTTTTGCAGCAGCAGATGAACTGAAAAATCTTTCAAGTGAACTTGGATTTTATTTTTCTAAAAATATATCTTTTTCTAATAAAAGGCTGATGCATATATTGTGTTCTGTTTATAATAGAACATCAGCTCTTCTTATAATAGAAGATAACAGAAAAAAATTGATGCTGGCAGGGCAGAGACGAGAGGAAAAATTTAATCTTGACAACATTGAGTTAATTGGATTAGGAGCTTCTGGAGGTATTACAAAAAGAAATGACCTTCTGATAACTGTATATTTTTATTGTAAAGATATAAAAAATATTCTATCAATGAGCACCCTCAGGCCTTATGAAAATAGGTCACAATTAAGCACTTTGTATAATATGGGACAGGTATGGTCAAATGAACTTTCTTTTAAAGATGTATCTGTGTCAAAAATGGTTTTGAAAGATGCAAAACTTTCCCTTGGAAAGATATCTTCTACAAAATCTACAGTTTGTAATATAAAAGGCAAAACAACTGAAGAAGATATACATGAGTTAGCTGTTTCTGATTATTCTTTTATCATAGATGAATTGAAGAAGCATAAATTTAGGTATTTTGAACCATATTCAGCTACTAAAAATATATTTTTAATAAAAGCAGAGGAAATAAAAAATATAGAATATGATAAAATAGAACAGAAACTTAAATTTGATTCTTTAGATTCAAATGGAAATACTATAATATTTGATATAAAATACAATTCTGTATCAGAAAATGCTATAAAATATTTTGAAAAAAATAAAACTGGACTATATTTTGATTATATACTTGGAAATATTATTGAAAAGAATGGAATAATATATGGAAAATTTTTAAGTGGTATACAAGATGGTCAAGTAAGAAATATATTTTTTTAA
- a CDS encoding VWA domain-containing protein: MEDKKTLNKWRLVLGEFAQENMSLDPQYATMDSVLDFLYSREYSEEQGIRKDGGRGASSLTVPEWIGKVRELFPEETVEIMQKQAISKYNLTELLTDEKILKQMQPDMELLKNILAFKKMMSPQVLQTARNIIGEVVKEIEEQLRKEIIEAFHGKKNPYKSGVLRTMRNFDFKKTVRRNLKNYDTERKVLIPSRLYFSSRIKKQNEYHIIIVVDQSGSMVSSVIYSAVMAGIFSKLSMIDTKLIVFDTSVVDLTDYVSDPVETLLSVQLGGGTDISKALDYAASKITQPQKTIVVLVSDLYDGYDYRQMYRRVFDIIETGARMFVLPALDYNAQGSYDKNAAQKMANLGADVAAITPKELAQWIAKIVL; encoded by the coding sequence ATGGAAGATAAAAAAACACTTAATAAGTGGAGACTTGTTCTGGGAGAATTTGCTCAGGAAAATATGAGTCTTGACCCTCAATATGCCACTATGGATTCTGTCCTTGATTTTCTTTATTCAAGAGAATACTCAGAAGAACAGGGAATACGTAAGGATGGAGGAAGGGGAGCTTCAAGTCTTACTGTTCCAGAGTGGATAGGAAAAGTAAGAGAACTTTTCCCAGAAGAAACAGTAGAAATAATGCAAAAACAAGCAATTTCTAAATATAATCTGACAGAACTTCTTACTGATGAAAAGATTCTTAAGCAGATGCAGCCTGATATGGAATTATTAAAAAATATATTGGCATTTAAAAAAATGATGAGTCCACAAGTATTGCAAACAGCTAGAAATATAATAGGGGAAGTAGTTAAAGAGATTGAAGAGCAATTAAGAAAAGAGATAATAGAAGCTTTTCATGGAAAGAAAAATCCATATAAAAGTGGAGTACTTCGTACAATGAGAAATTTTGATTTTAAAAAAACTGTAAGAAGAAATTTAAAAAATTATGATACAGAAAGAAAAGTTCTCATTCCTTCGAGATTATATTTTTCTTCTCGTATAAAAAAACAAAATGAATATCACATAATAATAGTGGTAGACCAAAGCGGAAGTATGGTATCTTCTGTAATTTATAGTGCTGTTATGGCTGGAATATTTTCTAAATTATCTATGATAGATACAAAACTGATAGTATTTGATACAAGTGTAGTGGACTTGACTGATTATGTGAGTGACCCTGTGGAAACTCTTTTAAGTGTACAGCTGGGAGGAGGAACAGACATATCAAAAGCTCTTGATTATGCTGCTTCTAAAATAACTCAGCCTCAAAAAACAATAGTTGTGTTAGTAAGCGATCTCTATGATGGATATGATTACAGACAAATGTACAGGAGAGTTTTTGATATCATAGAAACAGGTGCAAGAATGTTTGTACTTCCTGCTTTAGATTATAATGCACAAGGTAGTTATGATAAAAATGCTGCTCAAAAAATGGCAAATTTAGGTGCTGATGTAGCAGCTATAACACCAAAGGAGTTGGCACAATGGATAGCAAAAATAGTATTATAA